The Pangasianodon hypophthalmus isolate fPanHyp1 chromosome 25, fPanHyp1.pri, whole genome shotgun sequence nucleotide sequence AAGTATTAGGCTACTAcaagtactactactactattattattattattattattattattaactaagCCTAGGTTAGTTCTAGTACTTTAGGACTGAGTGTAATAATATCCGATGTAATGTATATTACCTGTAATGTGCGTAGTGTTATTTGTTGGAGCGTCTGGCACAGAGGTCCTCTTTCTTCTCCGGCACACAGGAGTGACATGGTGCCTGGCGTTCAGCGCTCCGGAGCGGTTTTCCTGGTTCACCTCTGCAGATGGACTCGGAGCTTCTGAGGATCTCTGGGCTTCATTTTTACATCCACATCCACCCTCCGTGCTGGCCTCAGCGTTAGCAGCGCGCGCTCTCCCGTTACGCACCGACTCCTTATAGAAAGATGGCACTGCGCTCACTGCTATTTCCTCCCACTCGTAATGTCCAGGCAACGGCACATTCTCCTCGAAGTTAAAGTTCCAGCGGCTCTGGTCCCGTTCCGAGATTTCCTGCAGTCTTCGCTTCATCTCGCAGCTCAGCTCTTCATGATCCACGGGTCCGAAGAGATTGCGGCAGACTTTAGTGCGGGAGAGAAGAGGAAACGTCCTCCGTGCGGCGTGTCGCTCCCACATGCTCTGTACGTCCACGTTAGCCATGACGCGCTGCAGAAAGGACGGCTTTACTCGGAACGGAACCGGCGTTTGTGCTGAGGAACGTTTGTCCAGGTCGATTTATATTTCAGCTCTTGGTGCTTGAAGGCCCGGTGTGTACAAAGCACTAGCCGGGGATTGGGTTGCTCCACGCCCCGCCCCTTGTTACAAACCCCGCCCTCCCCGAAGCGCATTGGCCAGAAGCGGATAGTGAGGGAGCACAATGCTTCTTTCATGTGTTTATTCTATGTtgatgtaaatacacacaaaagcCATAAAGTCGTGAACATTAAGGGAGAGTGATGCACCTCGGTGCTGAgttgaaaaaaaagggggggggggggggggaacaCAAAAGCCACAATCGatcttaaatacatttaaaaaagtgttattttaatattttcatgcgtaaacttttttttgtgaattttttaaagattctaATGGTTATTTATTGGCTAAGTAAACTAGACTAGATGAAGCATTTGACTCGCTTGTTGTGCTTATAGACATTACACACTGAGTAACAAAACCAAAGACACTGCACTGGTAATGCAACGCGTTTACTCTGTGTGAACTAATGAACTGAAGTGAATTATATACAACTACTGCAAAAGAAACAGAATACTGCAGCTATATAGAGAGTGTTTACAGATACGTATTGAAAAAAGCACAGTGCATATAGATTCATTTTCCATCGCCTGAtcgttttttaaaaatattaccacaattaaaaaagaaaagaagaattattttaaaaagctgctGTCCTACTGTACCATGTAGCGACTGGGTTAGTGGCCCTAGCGAAatagacttatttatttatttatttatttatttatttattattattattattattattattattattattattattattattattaatggaaTTATTGgaattattaaaaagtaaaataattatatttaaataaaaaatattaataataaataaataaataaataaataaaattattattattagtagtagtagtagtagtagtagtagtagtctaCTTTTTGGGGTAAAATTATTAGTAGGCTAAAAGGTTTTTAAACCACCGTTTTAAAGCTTACTAAGTATaaaaccctttttttaaataagcttgAAAGTTTGCTCTGTATTTGCCTGCATGTCCTGTTACGTGTTGCTGGAAGCTGGAAGCACCGCAGCGCGCGCGTGCTCTCTGTGTGTAACCGCATCCTGCCGCCCTGCAGCGTGTGATCAGCCTGACCATCCCGCCATACAGTCTGCAGCAGTAAACACGGGGTTGGGTGCAGCTGGAAGCAGCCTACAAATTGCTACTTGAGTAAAACAGTAGAATAAATTGGCAAAACTTTACCCCCGAAATTACAGCTAAAGAATATTATAAGATTGCTGTAAGAACACTTAGATAAGGCCTACTGAAGTTACTCTGAAATCCCATTCAAAGTAAAAGTGAATATCAGAAACACACATGCCGGATATAGAGAACAAGATCCTCACACACAGATTTCAGAGCCCTGAATTACTTTTggaataataatgatttaaaaaaaaaaaaaaaaaaacagttacgAACAATTTGTTATGCGTAATTTCGGAGTAATTTCAGTTCACTTAGTgtaaaaaggcttttttttagctCACCAAAGTCATGGAATAGTGAATTTGATGATAGTGAAGACgtttactttttaaaactcCAGATAATTCATACTTCTTATTTCTAAAGGTCAGTAACTCTGGCATTCTTTTATTATAAgcataaatattattcattcaACAGTCTTAATGAGAAATTAggggttttttttatgaataatttttttattccctTCTTGCTGCTGTAAATTATGAACAAAACATCTGGCATCTGGAACCTGTAATAAACTGTTACATTACTAATGAAAtcataataaagaaagaaaaaaaaataaagaaaaaataaataaagaaaaaattactAATCAAGAAAGAAACTGAAACTATGTAGGCCTAAAATTCCTATCTATAGATAAAGCAATCAAACTTGAATTCTTCTTATTGTTAGTGTATTCATATTACAAATAATGACCTTAAGACCATCAGAATCAGTCAGTTAAAGGTAGGGGACATTAACACGTCTAATCATCTCTGATTTTAACCCTCACAGAAAAAAGACACCAGTATCTACAGCAAGCCtacactgaaactgaaatgaagGCAGTAGCCTGTATTCTTACAGTTCTGCATGTGATaaggctatttatttatttatttagagggTTTTATTTGCCAGTGATTAGGTAACAGTTGCGGCTCTTGAGCGGCACCAGTTCCATAGAGTTTGCTGTCGCACACCGCCCTCTTGTGGCCACTTAGGTGAACTACATGGTTCTGTcattaatttagttatttatttttatgtgagtTGTTCATTTGCACAAACGGGTGTTTGGAGCTCGAGTTCAGGTTCCTGTCTGAaaggagtttcacatgttctccatgtgttcTTGTGGGttccctctgggttctctgcTTTCCTCTCACCTTACgtaaacatgccagtaagtggaattgtgtgtgtgtgtgtgtgtgtgtgtgtgtgtgatgctctaTGGCTTCgtgtcccatccagtgtgtagTGGTTGCCTGGTGTCCAGTATTCCCatgatagactctggatccaccaccatCCTGATCTGGAAGAAGTgcatactgaagatgaatgaataaatatgcagACTCACAAAAACATAACTCTGAAAAAGGTTGAAGGCTTTAATAGATAGAAAAAgaattgtaatatttaaattcatttgtttgACTGCTCAGGCTGGTTAAATACCAAATTAATTGATCTCACAATGGTGATTCCATTactttaaagatattttatatagcctatttagtttatttacagTCCATGTCTCTGCCAggactgtatttaaaaaataaataaagaaataaaataattgtttaagaATAAACAGTGTAATTATTGTAaagataaacatttatattcatataggGTTGAGGCATGCTGAAAGTCAAGATGTGGTTATTATTACAGTGGTTGTTATACAGGAAGTCtattaaaacaacaaatgaTAAAGCATCTCTATTCATACAACAGagtttctttcaaaaaaaaaaaaaaaaaaagcccatctATAGCACACAAAAAGCTTGCAGCTGGCGTCCGGCACCACAAGTGGCCTGTTGTTTACTGAGAACAGGTGAGCTACAGTAAATCAGTCTATTAATCTGCATGGAAATGGCGAAAAATCAGAAAGCCAAATGTCACTCTGCTAcactgaaagatttttttacTCTGCCTCTTGGGTAGTACGattatcttttgtacctttaatatgtagactaatatataatataattggaccataattatgttttaaagctttaaacGCACACTATATGCACCGTTCTAGGTAAATGATACATACTAAAGCTACAAAAGGTACACTTGAAGGAACCactccagtgacaaggaaaggtacagtttagtaccttttttgtCTGAGAGTGTGTAGTTTAATCATAATGccaaaatagtaataataggtATATTTTAGAATCAGATTCAGAATCAGGTTTATTAGAAAAATAAGATATCACTTAGAAGATATTCATCACAACCAGATATAAGAAGCAAACATGGAATTAAATGTACAGAACTATTATTTGCTCTACACGCTCAGAAAAATGGCACTAAACTGTACAATTCCCTGTtgctgtttcttgtttttttctcatattgTCAACAATCTTGTCCAGTACAGTGAGCATTTTAGCTTCCATAAGTGCATATTTCACATTATGTATAAGAGACAGAAAACCATAGCATATCAGAAAGTCTAAGAGTTATTGTGCTTAACTGGGAATAAATGATGATATTTCTGTCTAATGCTGTATTAAGCGATGGCAATGCAATGCTTGGGATAAAAGAACAGCCACTAATGCTTTTAGATATTATAAACACCATCTAAAAAATTATATGCTATGATTCAACATATAAACAGGATCATTTTTCATAGTtgattttgaaaaatgtatatgGAACAGTGATTTCGCGTAAGTAATAGTGCTGGGGGATGTAGGTGTGCCGAGTACCTGTGTGCCTACAGGTAAGGGTGTGTGGCTCTTTAGCAGCAGCTGTAGGGCTGGTCATCTTTGGCGAGAACACACCTGAGCTTCATTTCCTGGTTTGAATGAAACGTGTCCAGAGCACGGTTTTCCGGTGAGAGCTGGAACACTGCAGGCGCAGAACCGAAGACAAAAAGGCAAAGCAAGATGCCCGAGCTTCAGGACACACCTATGGTAAGCCTGTTCTGTCTACTTGgataatgtgtgtttttcaatTTCTGTAAAACTCTATTTAAAGCTCTAAAGGCAATCACAGGACAGATTTCACTTAGAATTAGAAACTAATCTCTAAAGCTGTCCTTTGACATATTGTTGTAATTTCAGTTGGTAGTTTACATAATTGATGTAGAGTTCTCTGAGGTGGATTCAAACAGCCATGGGTAATTTGTTGGATTTCACATTTTAGGTGTAATAGTGTTTAGtacatacagtgtataaagattgtgaataataattttcattttaacaacGGCTCCCAGGAAAAGCATAAAGCCAGAGTTTCATTATGTTTAATGTAATTATGATCTGTGATTTCTGATGCAAATGATTACTTTTGCATGGTTTATGGTGTATGaagtttctcacacacacatcctgccaTAGTCCCTAGTCAAATTATGACCTCCACCTGTCGCCATGGAAACACACATATTTGTAGACCTGTAGGGT carries:
- the cdkn1ca gene encoding cyclin-dependent kinase inhibitor 1Ca, whose product is MANVDVQSMWERHAARRTFPLLSRTKVCRNLFGPVDHEELSCEMKRRLQEISERDQSRWNFNFEENVPLPGHYEWEEIAVSAVPSFYKESVRNGRARAANAEASTEGGCGCKNEAQRSSEAPSPSAEVNQENRSGALNARHHVTPVCRRRKRTSVPDAPTNNTTHITDFFPRRKRSCDSKPAERTSQSSSSTSTSIPAEVTPRKRIR